In a single window of the Oecophyllibacter saccharovorans genome:
- a CDS encoding xanthine dehydrogenase family protein molybdopterin-binding subunit, protein MPPRPRSPRSLSRRQFLLEAAGGSLAFGFLPTCAKAEIVLPPLPERLGGASAQASELTPNLWCVLHSDGWLDVNIARAEMGQHVGTALASVLADEMGMPWNRVRIIQVDTEQRFWPWYATGGSRSVWSGWVPYRQAGLAARLMLTRLAAPLLNAAPQACTVADGQVSCGGRAMSFGEIVAACARPGLQMGYTAEELAALKLPPVAPPQTGRSLPALDIPPKVTGAARYGIDARLPGQLYARPLLPPTRYGARILSLDDSQARSLKGYHGTLQINDPENGFEGWAIVLADSWPTALRASACIRVHWQPGPTADVSEADIAHRAQELCNDRKAGTIVLWGGPKLSHQLEQAPHKLEREYWTQPVAHFAMEPVNCLAHRNSEGVWEIHTGCQAQKLIMPQIAQALGIPAGEVTQRIVMKTYFLGGGFGRRLNGDYILPAVLASRQLGGRPVKLIFTREDDMKFDSVRAPSLQRLTAALDPETRRLSAMAYTTVTGWPSKALVPDDKGLLHGVNGLYDPDSVGGAEPWYTVGPYRLRAICNDLTQKTIRPGWLRSVGPGWTNWALESFMDEAALMAGCDPVAFRLSMLLPVGPNAGGPPDAVGGASRQAAVLKALAERIGWPCRDLPPDTGIGIASGYGQSREMPTWGATAALVHVDRRTGVVTCRKLWLVLDAGTIVNEDGARAQCEGAALWGVSMALHEGTEIRHGNIAARNLDTYTPLRISETPALDIAFLKTPYPPTGLGEPGVTLVAPAIGNAIHAAVGARVRRLPIRPQEVLKALSDSAAPA, encoded by the coding sequence GTGCCGCCCAGACCCCGTTCCCCCCGTTCCCTGTCACGCCGGCAGTTCCTGCTTGAAGCCGCGGGCGGCAGCCTCGCCTTCGGCTTTCTCCCCACCTGCGCGAAAGCGGAAATCGTTCTGCCGCCCCTTCCCGAAAGGCTCGGGGGGGCCTCCGCGCAGGCTTCGGAGCTGACCCCCAACCTGTGGTGCGTTCTCCACAGCGACGGCTGGCTTGACGTCAACATCGCCCGCGCCGAGATGGGCCAGCATGTCGGCACGGCGCTGGCCTCCGTGCTGGCTGATGAAATGGGCATGCCGTGGAACCGGGTCCGCATCATCCAGGTGGATACGGAGCAGAGATTCTGGCCCTGGTATGCAACCGGCGGCTCGCGCTCGGTCTGGAGCGGCTGGGTCCCTTACCGCCAGGCAGGCCTTGCGGCGCGCCTGATGCTCACCCGCCTTGCAGCCCCGCTTCTCAACGCTGCGCCACAGGCCTGCACGGTCGCGGACGGCCAGGTCAGCTGCGGGGGGCGCGCGATGAGCTTCGGTGAGATCGTCGCAGCCTGCGCCAGGCCCGGGCTGCAGATGGGCTACACGGCTGAGGAGCTGGCGGCCCTGAAGCTGCCGCCTGTCGCTCCGCCCCAAACGGGCCGTTCCCTGCCCGCCCTGGACATCCCCCCCAAGGTGACAGGTGCTGCCCGCTACGGCATCGACGCCCGCCTGCCCGGCCAGCTTTACGCCCGCCCCCTCCTGCCGCCCACCCGCTACGGCGCGCGCATCCTCTCGCTTGACGACAGCCAGGCCCGCAGCCTCAAGGGCTATCACGGCACCCTGCAGATCAATGATCCTGAAAACGGCTTTGAAGGCTGGGCGATCGTCCTGGCCGACAGCTGGCCGACCGCCCTGCGTGCCAGCGCCTGCATCAGGGTTCACTGGCAACCCGGGCCGACCGCTGACGTTTCAGAAGCCGATATCGCCCACCGCGCCCAGGAGCTCTGCAATGACCGCAAGGCCGGGACCATCGTGCTATGGGGCGGGCCGAAACTCAGCCACCAGCTTGAGCAGGCCCCCCACAAGCTCGAACGCGAATACTGGACGCAACCGGTGGCTCATTTCGCCATGGAGCCGGTCAACTGCCTGGCCCACCGCAACAGCGAGGGCGTGTGGGAGATCCATACAGGCTGCCAGGCCCAGAAGCTCATCATGCCCCAGATCGCCCAGGCGCTCGGCATCCCCGCAGGCGAAGTGACGCAGCGCATCGTCATGAAAACCTATTTTCTGGGTGGCGGCTTCGGCCGGCGTCTCAACGGGGACTACATCCTGCCGGCCGTCCTGGCTTCCCGCCAGCTGGGCGGGCGGCCCGTGAAGCTGATCTTCACGCGCGAAGACGACATGAAGTTCGACTCGGTGCGTGCCCCTTCGCTCCAGCGCCTCACGGCGGCCCTCGACCCTGAAACCCGCCGCCTTTCAGCCATGGCCTACACGACCGTCACCGGCTGGCCCAGCAAGGCGCTGGTGCCTGATGACAAGGGGCTTCTCCACGGGGTGAATGGCCTTTACGACCCCGACAGCGTCGGCGGGGCCGAGCCCTGGTACACAGTCGGGCCCTACCGCCTGCGCGCGATCTGCAATGACCTGACCCAGAAGACCATCCGCCCGGGCTGGCTGCGCTCGGTCGGGCCCGGCTGGACCAACTGGGCGCTGGAATCCTTCATGGATGAAGCCGCTCTCATGGCAGGCTGCGACCCGGTGGCATTCCGGCTGTCGATGCTGCTGCCCGTTGGCCCCAATGCAGGCGGTCCGCCTGATGCGGTCGGCGGGGCCAGCCGGCAGGCAGCTGTGCTCAAGGCGCTGGCAGAAAGGATCGGCTGGCCCTGCCGCGACCTGCCGCCTGATACGGGGATCGGTATCGCCAGCGGTTACGGCCAGTCACGCGAGATGCCCACCTGGGGCGCCACGGCAGCCCTGGTGCATGTCGACCGCAGGACAGGCGTGGTCACCTGCCGCAAGCTGTGGCTGGTGCTGGATGCCGGCACCATCGTCAATGAGGACGGCGCGCGTGCCCAGTGCGAGGGGGCGGCCCTGTGGGGCGTGAGCATGGCGCTGCATGAGGGCACCGAAATCCGCCATGGCAATATCGCGGCGCGCAATCTCGACACCTACACGCCCCTGCGCATCAGCGAAACGCCGGCGCTCGACATCGCCTTTCTCAAAACGCCCTACCCGCCGACAGGTCTGGGTGAGCCTGGCGTCACGCTCGTCGCCCCTGCGATCGGCAATGCCATCCATGCCGCTGTCGGCGCACGGGTCCGCCGCCTGCCCATCCGTCCCCAAGAGGTTCTCAAAGCCCTCAGTGACAGCGCAGCGCCCGCCTAA
- a CDS encoding acyltransferase: MTDYDRKYRRWRKGRLDCLAWDYFAQATPEERRQQGLFQKVLKKHAGARFDGDCFVSEKAEIYTDRLVLGPKSFVCGGAIIRHNFEAGEDCCIGSYCHIAGKVKLGSFVMMGGGSCIFGFNHGMEPDSIMGKQPCHEEGVVIGNDCWIGANATIVDGVTLGDHCIVAAGAVVTRSFPDWSVIGGVPARLIKRRRPEGTPSFMGGSPEKKEPADPAPEPTDSADIPVEVAGEGSEEEPGGADENPGSSVSDRGDLSAEEATD; the protein is encoded by the coding sequence ATGACGGATTATGACCGCAAGTACCGGCGCTGGCGCAAGGGGCGGCTGGACTGCCTAGCATGGGATTATTTCGCCCAGGCCACGCCTGAGGAAAGGCGGCAGCAGGGCCTGTTCCAGAAGGTTCTCAAAAAACATGCCGGTGCCCGCTTCGACGGGGACTGCTTTGTGTCGGAAAAGGCCGAGATCTATACGGACCGCCTGGTTCTCGGCCCCAAGAGCTTCGTCTGCGGCGGGGCCATCATCCGCCATAATTTCGAGGCCGGAGAGGATTGCTGCATCGGCAGCTACTGCCACATCGCCGGCAAGGTGAAGCTGGGCTCCTTTGTCATGATGGGCGGGGGAAGCTGCATTTTCGGCTTCAACCACGGCATGGAACCTGACAGCATCATGGGCAAGCAGCCCTGTCATGAGGAAGGCGTGGTGATCGGCAATGACTGCTGGATCGGGGCCAATGCCACCATCGTGGACGGCGTGACGCTGGGCGACCACTGCATCGTGGCTGCGGGCGCGGTGGTCACCAGGAGCTTTCCCGACTGGTCGGTGATCGGCGGCGTACCGGCACGGCTGATAAAGCGCCGCCGTCCTGAGGGGACGCCTTCCTTCATGGGGGGATCTCCAGAAAAGAAAGAGCCCGCGGATCCTGCCCCGGAACCGACAGATTCGGCAGATATACCCGTTGAGGTTGCAGGGGAAGGGTCAGAGGAAGAACCTGGAGGTGCAGATGAAAATCCGGGGTCTTCCGTATCAGACAGGGGTGACCTGTCGGCAGAGGAGGCAACGGATTGA
- a CDS encoding discoidin domain-containing protein, producing the protein MMSDQSLPAETVEPKKDNVLEAEEVIEVGRYLLSHYPINPESVVVVFASAGARLAGGLEEFKGSLRRFGISMLFVRDKDASYYQEPEVEEMFRKVAEMVQPYKNVAVMGESMGGSGALIFPRYCDKVDRTLAFSPLYSFGFPYNRFNGGWANERIPRLWAFDSDDMKARASSVLIYGVRPWQDMPHAGMFALQGYQVLMVKECGHQVAGHLKKGTDTNYLIPLLERFLDFSAEFNEEGVRPLLAPVLTVLGREEKEWKYEGTMKREHTRVGMLPLPPIPEGLVDLGQGRPADQSSLSDYSKAPTTQEDAARALMTETPEFYAFHTNLENQPWWMVDLGEGAKVEEVRIYNRIDNNSVERGLRFAIETLVDGEWQLLFEKNNYKLFGGIDGHPFSWRPEQPMRIRKLRIRSLEDENFMHYQKIEVLGKRRVRATVFTPVRKIWKGLFGRSSRK; encoded by the coding sequence ATGATGAGCGATCAGAGTCTTCCGGCCGAAACCGTTGAGCCAAAAAAAGATAATGTTCTGGAGGCGGAAGAGGTCATAGAGGTCGGCCGCTATCTACTCTCTCATTATCCCATCAATCCCGAAAGTGTGGTGGTCGTGTTCGCTTCAGCCGGTGCACGACTGGCTGGCGGGCTGGAGGAGTTCAAGGGTTCGCTGAGGCGGTTCGGCATTTCCATGCTTTTCGTGCGCGACAAGGATGCCTCCTATTATCAGGAGCCCGAAGTCGAAGAGATGTTCAGAAAGGTTGCCGAAATGGTACAACCTTACAAAAACGTCGCGGTCATGGGAGAATCAATGGGCGGTTCGGGCGCGCTTATCTTCCCGAGATACTGCGACAAAGTCGATCGTACCCTGGCTTTTTCCCCCCTCTACAGTTTCGGCTTCCCCTATAACAGGTTCAATGGGGGCTGGGCCAATGAACGTATTCCTCGTCTGTGGGCCTTTGATTCTGACGACATGAAAGCGCGGGCCAGCAGTGTGCTGATTTACGGGGTGCGGCCCTGGCAGGACATGCCCCATGCCGGCATGTTCGCGCTGCAGGGCTATCAGGTACTCATGGTCAAGGAGTGCGGTCATCAGGTTGCCGGGCATCTGAAGAAAGGGACGGACACCAATTATCTGATCCCGCTGCTGGAGCGCTTCCTGGATTTCAGCGCCGAATTCAACGAGGAGGGCGTGCGGCCCCTTCTGGCGCCCGTGCTGACGGTACTGGGTCGGGAAGAGAAAGAGTGGAAATATGAGGGCACGATGAAGCGCGAGCATACCCGGGTGGGTATGCTGCCCCTGCCGCCCATCCCGGAGGGACTGGTGGATCTGGGACAAGGGCGCCCGGCCGATCAGAGCTCGCTCAGTGATTACTCCAAGGCGCCCACAACCCAGGAAGATGCCGCGCGCGCCCTCATGACAGAAACGCCGGAATTCTATGCTTTCCATACCAACCTGGAAAACCAACCCTGGTGGATGGTTGATCTGGGAGAGGGCGCGAAAGTCGAGGAAGTGCGCATCTATAACCGGATTGACAACAACTCCGTTGAACGTGGCCTGCGTTTTGCCATTGAGACACTCGTGGATGGTGAGTGGCAACTTCTGTTCGAGAAGAACAATTACAAGCTGTTCGGCGGTATTGACGGCCATCCCTTCAGCTGGCGCCCTGAGCAGCCCATGAGAATCAGGAAACTTCGCATCCGTTCTCTGGAAGACGAAAATTTCATGCACTATCAGAAGATAGAAGTGCTGGGAAAGAGACGCGTAAGAGCAACCGTGTTTACGCCCGTCCGTAAGATATGGAAGGGCCTGTTTGGAAGGAGTTCCAGGAAATAA
- a CDS encoding polysaccharide biosynthesis/export family protein, protein MPDSGPTASHILKVYKNPKKNLVGFGMVDLSPDLLTLMAMERPAPFAALQGSRYQSGNDAIGPGDTLQISIYEMGNGLFGGGGTNASGRAEASGMLGGAANSSSSLGILSSASPPAEHTGSTATLTNLPPMVVSHQGTITLPYVGTFKVAGRMPEQVASQIQSALSRKSQAPQVLVRLVDGVSNSAIVYGEVKRPGRVALTPNHESLLDVVALAQGTLYPSEDLMLRLTRGRHIIQVPMSLIEHYPSQNIQIRPGDRLEVYYQPRTFTVFGAAGKVSEVPFKVPQLSLTEAIARVGGPNNSWANPRAVYLLRFEDNHLVRRLGLRASDTAPVTPILYRINMMNPGSYFLGQKFAMKNKDMLYFSNAPADEFYKLFGLISTIIQPGITAGMMAR, encoded by the coding sequence TTGCCTGACAGTGGACCCACGGCCAGCCATATTCTCAAGGTCTACAAGAATCCCAAGAAAAACCTGGTCGGTTTCGGCATGGTGGATCTGAGCCCTGACCTGCTGACCCTCATGGCTATGGAACGTCCTGCGCCCTTTGCAGCCCTGCAGGGAAGCCGTTACCAGAGTGGCAATGATGCGATCGGGCCGGGCGATACGCTGCAGATCTCCATCTACGAGATGGGCAATGGGCTGTTCGGGGGCGGGGGCACCAATGCCAGTGGCCGCGCCGAAGCCTCCGGGATGCTGGGCGGGGCCGCCAACTCCTCCAGCTCGCTGGGCATCCTGTCCAGCGCCTCGCCGCCGGCTGAGCATACCGGCAGCACCGCGACGCTCACCAACCTGCCTCCCATGGTGGTCAGTCACCAGGGAACCATCACCCTGCCTTATGTTGGCACGTTCAAGGTGGCGGGGCGTATGCCCGAGCAGGTGGCATCCCAGATCCAGTCGGCTCTGTCGCGCAAGTCCCAGGCGCCCCAGGTGCTGGTGCGCCTTGTGGACGGGGTGAGCAACTCAGCCATCGTCTATGGCGAGGTCAAGCGTCCGGGTCGTGTCGCGCTGACGCCGAATCATGAAAGCCTGCTGGATGTCGTGGCCCTGGCGCAGGGCACGCTCTATCCGTCCGAAGACCTGATGCTGCGCCTTACGCGCGGGCGCCATATCATCCAAGTGCCGATGAGCCTGATCGAGCATTATCCCAGCCAGAATATCCAGATACGCCCCGGCGACAGGCTGGAGGTCTACTACCAGCCCCGCACCTTCACGGTCTTCGGCGCGGCCGGCAAGGTGAGCGAGGTGCCCTTCAAGGTGCCGCAGCTTTCATTGACCGAAGCCATTGCGCGCGTTGGCGGGCCGAACAATTCCTGGGCCAACCCACGCGCTGTCTATCTGCTGCGTTTTGAGGACAACCACCTGGTGCGGCGTCTGGGGTTGCGCGCATCCGACACCGCGCCTGTGACGCCCATTCTCTACCGCATCAACATGATGAACCCTGGGAGTTACTTCCTGGGCCAAAAATTCGCCATGAAAAACAAGGACATGCTTTACTTCTCCAATGCGCCTGCCGACGAGTTCTACAAGCTTTTCGGTCTGATCAGCACCATCATCCAGCCCGGTATCACCGCCGGTATGATGGCGCGCTAA
- a CDS encoding capsule biosynthesis protein: MTDTSHEQLSGPQEQVAFQHDAHLVPPGTQIGHGGKLEEARELFLKAWDTLKKYLKEHPGLVWMVIVPNIIYGIYLFGIASPQYISETHYMVRGARLSAGLGTPLGIMMQTGEGGVTSENTFAVQDYMISRDAMNLLMKRENLAKVYNRAGADFMARYPNWHSHENDVTLYKYYKGHVISKIDSETMLNVLKVRTFNPADSQRLANALLKGGEELVNRMNARQRATMIGAAQQEVTETLRQLAQLRVELTAFRGKTGLIDPEKQTMPLVGTAYALQAMLTSTRMRLEEVQRTAPDSPAIRVYRQQIATLKKELATANSHLTGAQAALVPELSEYDVLLLKRQILEKTLLAETTALESAKEQARRQMVFLEVVSAPNYPAYPEYPPALTYQLVFFACTYSLYIMARLMVAGAREHKIT, from the coding sequence ATGACAGATACGTCTCATGAACAGCTTTCAGGCCCTCAAGAGCAGGTCGCTTTCCAGCATGATGCCCATCTCGTGCCTCCTGGCACGCAAATCGGCCATGGCGGAAAGCTTGAGGAAGCGCGTGAGCTGTTCCTGAAGGCCTGGGACACCCTGAAGAAATATCTGAAGGAACATCCGGGGCTGGTCTGGATGGTGATCGTCCCCAACATCATTTACGGCATCTATCTCTTCGGCATTGCGAGCCCGCAATACATTTCCGAGACGCATTACATGGTCCGTGGCGCGCGGCTGAGTGCGGGGCTGGGCACGCCGCTCGGCATCATGATGCAGACGGGTGAAGGCGGCGTGACGAGCGAGAACACGTTTGCCGTCCAGGATTACATGATCTCGCGCGATGCCATGAACCTGCTGATGAAGCGGGAAAACCTGGCGAAGGTCTACAACCGGGCCGGCGCGGATTTCATGGCACGTTACCCCAACTGGCACTCGCATGAGAACGATGTCACGCTCTACAAATATTACAAAGGGCATGTGATCTCGAAGATCGATTCGGAAACCATGCTGAATGTCCTGAAGGTCAGGACGTTCAATCCCGCTGATTCCCAACGCCTGGCCAATGCCCTGCTGAAGGGCGGCGAGGAGCTGGTGAACCGCATGAATGCCCGCCAGCGCGCCACCATGATCGGGGCCGCCCAGCAGGAAGTGACCGAGACCCTGCGTCAGCTGGCCCAGCTGCGGGTGGAGCTCACCGCCTTCCGCGGCAAGACCGGTCTCATTGATCCTGAAAAGCAGACCATGCCGCTCGTGGGAACGGCCTATGCCCTGCAGGCGATGCTGACCTCGACGCGCATGCGCCTTGAGGAGGTGCAGCGTACGGCCCCTGACAGCCCGGCAATCCGCGTCTACAGGCAGCAGATCGCGACGCTGAAGAAGGAACTCGCCACGGCCAACAGCCATCTGACAGGTGCCCAGGCAGCCCTTGTACCGGAGCTGAGCGAATATGACGTTCTGCTGCTCAAGCGGCAGATCCTGGAGAAAACCCTTCTGGCGGAAACCACCGCCCTTGAATCGGCCAAGGAGCAGGCGCGGCGCCAGATGGTGTTTCTGGAAGTCGTGAGCGCGCCCAACTATCCGGCCTATCCGGAATATCCCCCGGCGCTGACCTACCAGCTTGTTTTCTTTGCCTGCACGTACAGTCTGTATATCATGGCCCGGTTGATGGTTGCCGGGGCACGAGAGCACAAGATCACATGA
- a CDS encoding ABC transporter permease, which translates to MIHTPKRRVTEPPINGLHELARDFMMQYKVIHALIIREIHTRFGRENLGFLWVIGEPILFCGGVAILWTAIRPAKEHGLAMTAMVVTGYVPLTMWRHCLGRALKAYESNGSLFYHRQVTPFDIIVARSFLEIIGTIMAGMIVTVGAIGLGYMAPPVDYGLLVLGLVYQCVFCFGCALVAAALSEVSELTEKIVGIFSYLALPVTGAFIMVSWLPLKYQWILLLSPMANNVEMIRGGQLGPEIHVQYDLFYDTWITGLLVIVGIILTSKVRKFIEING; encoded by the coding sequence ATGATCCACACGCCGAAACGTCGCGTTACAGAGCCGCCCATAAACGGGCTGCATGAGCTGGCACGTGATTTCATGATGCAGTACAAGGTCATCCATGCCCTGATCATCCGTGAAATCCATACGCGTTTCGGGCGTGAAAATCTGGGCTTTCTCTGGGTAATCGGTGAGCCGATTCTCTTCTGCGGCGGCGTGGCCATCCTGTGGACCGCCATCCGCCCGGCCAAGGAACACGGCCTGGCCATGACAGCGATGGTGGTGACAGGCTATGTGCCGCTCACGATGTGGCGCCACTGTCTGGGGCGTGCGCTGAAAGCCTACGAATCAAACGGCAGTCTGTTCTATCATCGCCAGGTCACGCCCTTTGACATCATCGTGGCGCGCAGCTTTCTGGAGATCATCGGCACCATCATGGCCGGCATGATCGTCACTGTCGGGGCAATCGGGCTGGGCTACATGGCCCCGCCGGTCGATTACGGCCTGCTTGTTCTGGGCCTGGTATATCAGTGTGTGTTCTGTTTCGGCTGTGCCCTGGTGGCAGCGGCGCTGAGTGAAGTGTCCGAGCTGACTGAAAAGATCGTCGGCATCTTCAGCTATCTGGCCCTGCCGGTAACCGGCGCCTTCATCATGGTGAGCTGGCTGCCGCTGAAATATCAGTGGATTCTCCTGCTCTCTCCCATGGCCAACAATGTGGAGATGATTCGCGGCGGCCAGCTGGGACCGGAAATCCACGTTCAGTACGATCTGTTTTACGACACCTGGATTACCGGCCTGCTGGTGATCGTCGGTATCATCCTGACTTCCAAGGTCCGTAAGTTCATCGAAATCAACGGATAG
- a CDS encoding ABC transporter ATP-binding protein — MLYCRDVVKEFHALGGKRRVLDGVNLQLAPGDKLGILGHNGAGKSTLLRLIGGVDLPTSGVIDRQMSVSWPLAFTGAFQGSLSGLDNLRFICRIYDRDYYETREFVDDFAALGRQLLEPVKTYSSGMRARLAFALSLVIEFDCYLIDEVIMVGDARFSAKCHAELFEKRADRSLIVVSHDMNFVRDSCNRCSVLRDGKMIDCASMQEGIDMYYSY, encoded by the coding sequence ATGCTGTATTGTCGGGATGTCGTCAAGGAGTTCCATGCGCTCGGGGGCAAGCGGCGGGTTCTGGACGGGGTCAATCTTCAGCTGGCGCCTGGGGACAAGCTGGGCATTCTTGGCCATAACGGCGCCGGCAAATCGACGCTTTTAAGGCTGATCGGTGGTGTGGATCTGCCGACTTCAGGCGTGATCGACCGCCAGATGAGCGTGTCCTGGCCCCTGGCTTTCACAGGCGCCTTCCAGGGCAGCCTGAGCGGATTGGACAATCTGCGTTTCATCTGCCGCATCTACGACCGCGACTATTATGAGACGCGGGAATTTGTTGATGATTTCGCCGCATTGGGCCGGCAGCTGCTGGAGCCGGTGAAGACCTATTCTTCGGGCATGCGTGCCCGTCTTGCCTTTGCCCTGTCATTGGTGATCGAGTTCGACTGCTACCTGATTGATGAGGTCATCATGGTGGGCGATGCCCGCTTTTCAGCCAAGTGCCATGCGGAGCTCTTTGAGAAGCGGGCTGACCGCAGTCTGATCGTGGTCTCTCACGACATGAATTTTGTCAGGGATTCCTGCAACCGGTGCAGTGTGTTGCGGGATGGAAAGATGATCGACTGTGCCAGCATGCAGGAGGGGATAGACATGTACTACAGTTACTAA
- a CDS encoding glycosyltransferase family 32 protein, with translation MGRNAAALRSIYPEADIKIWRDTDIRNFLEEFFEPDVLEAYDTLVPYSYKCDLARFALLYVLGGMYVDLGVYMQRPWQIPLERPIAAFRDVTFVSPNWTAVQTGLLWAEPGREEFRLAIEEIIHNCRTRYYGANPLYPTGPVVLGRAFLKVMTDQGRAPSVDDQHVGACRCVTPEAEMLNVAYVSKEGAVVALRSKRKPGDLSHLGIKGANNYNQIWSRRQAYGEPVSSWQANDLQIQVQNGAFKQDGLIHLPEQVAQSLTYGPHITVEPGHYEFSLQFEPGTEFDFLRLDITTAGGARIQKSSVLRASAMDEDGRCTFELHVPERLENVEFVLHQLGTFKGALRAFQLRHRKRWSWSAAGPQIKSLGAARQTPEGIAFSFLSRGGRINYGPYASIPAGRYALKLFFSADTVFSHVKVDVATGAAHQTHTRNLRKFSDLDKDHALTVPLVFDGPMEDVEFRLHVNRFFKGKLLQYQLNEI, from the coding sequence TTGGGCCGTAATGCCGCAGCCCTGAGAAGCATTTATCCCGAAGCGGATATCAAGATCTGGCGCGATACGGATATCCGGAATTTCCTCGAGGAATTTTTCGAGCCTGACGTCCTGGAGGCTTATGATACTCTAGTTCCCTATTCTTATAAGTGCGACCTGGCCCGTTTCGCCCTGCTGTATGTTCTTGGCGGCATGTATGTCGATCTGGGCGTTTACATGCAGCGCCCCTGGCAGATTCCGCTCGAGCGCCCGATTGCCGCTTTCCGGGATGTGACCTTCGTTTCTCCGAACTGGACCGCCGTGCAGACCGGTCTGCTCTGGGCTGAGCCCGGACGGGAGGAATTCAGGCTGGCGATCGAGGAGATCATCCATAATTGCCGGACCCGCTATTACGGCGCCAATCCCCTTTATCCGACCGGTCCGGTCGTATTGGGCCGTGCTTTTCTGAAGGTGATGACCGATCAGGGACGCGCACCCAGCGTGGATGACCAGCATGTCGGTGCGTGCCGTTGTGTCACGCCTGAGGCTGAGATGCTGAATGTCGCTTATGTCTCCAAGGAAGGGGCGGTGGTGGCCCTGCGGTCAAAACGCAAGCCTGGGGACCTGAGTCATCTCGGCATCAAGGGCGCCAATAACTACAACCAGATCTGGAGCAGGCGCCAGGCTTACGGCGAGCCTGTCAGCAGCTGGCAGGCCAATGACCTGCAGATCCAGGTGCAGAACGGGGCCTTCAAGCAGGACGGGCTGATCCATCTGCCCGAGCAGGTTGCCCAGTCCCTGACCTATGGCCCTCACATCACCGTGGAGCCGGGTCATTACGAGTTTTCACTGCAGTTTGAGCCCGGAACGGAATTCGATTTTCTGCGTCTTGACATCACTACGGCCGGCGGTGCGCGCATTCAGAAAAGCAGCGTTCTGCGTGCAAGTGCCATGGATGAGGACGGACGGTGCACGTTTGAGCTGCATGTGCCTGAAAGGCTGGAGAATGTTGAATTTGTCCTCCACCAGCTCGGCACGTTCAAAGGGGCGCTGAGGGCCTTTCAGCTGCGCCACCGCAAGCGCTGGAGCTGGTCGGCTGCCGGGCCGCAGATCAAGTCCCTGGGGGCTGCGCGTCAGACGCCTGAGGGGATCGCCTTTTCCTTTCTCTCGCGTGGCGGTCGCATCAATTACGGGCCTTATGCATCCATTCCCGCCGGCCGCTATGCGCTGAAACTGTTCTTTTCCGCCGATACGGTCTTTTCGCATGTCAAGGTCGATGTAGCGACGGGGGCGGCCCACCAGACCCATACGCGCAACCTGCGCAAGTTCAGTGACCTGGACAAGGACCATGCCCTGACTGTCCCGCTCGTTTTTGATGGACCCATGGAGGACGTCGAATTCCGCCTGCATGTGAACCGCTTCTTCAAGGGAAAGCTGCTTCAGTATCAGCTGAACGAAATCTGA